From one bacterium genomic stretch:
- a CDS encoding helix-turn-helix domain-containing protein yields the protein MKEYHNLTFKDRILIHAYSKEGWSFRKIARELGYSPST from the coding sequence TTGAAAGAGTACCATAACTTGACATTCAAGGACCGCATACTCATTCATGCGTATTCGAAGGAGGGGTGGTCATTTCGAAAGATAGCGCGTGAACTGGGATATTCGCCGTCCACGAT